From a region of the Thermodesulfobacteriota bacterium genome:
- a CDS encoding homoserine O-acetyltransferase, with translation MSEYIEHDATGRSVGLVEKRFLTFAQEEPGLALESGKTLGPVTLAYETYGTLRPARDNAILVLHALSGDAHAAGYHSLDDPKPGWWETMIGPGKGIDTDRYFVIVSNILGSCMGSTGPASLNPRTGRPYGLDFPLVTIGDMVRAQKVLIDHLGIQELLAVVGGSIGGMQVLEWAVRYPEMVRAAIPLATTARHSALAIAFNEVARQAIMADPDWHQGHYYGAAKPNLGLAVARMIGHITYLSDEAMRLKFGRRLQDKAKVDFHFGIDFQVESYLRYQGQKFVDRFDANAFLYITKAADYFDLAEQHGGGSLVQALAKSRARFLIVSFTSDWLYPTYQSRQLVQALKKNGADVSFCEIKADCGHDAFLLPIPRLGELVRGFLERVAAEDGEPGGEGCATTSR, from the coding sequence GTGAGCGAATACATCGAGCATGATGCCACCGGCCGCTCCGTGGGCCTGGTGGAGAAGCGCTTCCTCACCTTTGCCCAGGAGGAGCCGGGCCTGGCCCTGGAGAGCGGCAAGACCCTGGGCCCGGTGACCCTGGCCTACGAGACCTACGGTACCTTGCGGCCGGCCAGGGACAACGCCATCCTCGTCCTCCACGCCCTGTCCGGGGACGCCCATGCCGCCGGCTACCACTCCCTGGATGACCCCAAGCCCGGCTGGTGGGAGACCATGATCGGGCCGGGCAAGGGGATCGACACCGATCGCTACTTCGTGATCGTCTCGAACATCCTGGGCAGCTGCATGGGCTCCACCGGTCCCGCCTCCCTCAATCCGCGCACCGGCAGGCCCTACGGCCTGGACTTCCCCCTGGTCACCATCGGCGACATGGTACGGGCCCAGAAGGTCCTCATCGACCACCTGGGCATCCAGGAGCTGCTGGCCGTGGTGGGCGGCTCCATCGGCGGCATGCAGGTCCTGGAATGGGCGGTCCGCTATCCGGAGATGGTGCGGGCCGCCATCCCCTTAGCCACCACCGCCCGCCACTCGGCCCTGGCCATCGCCTTCAACGAGGTGGCCCGCCAGGCCATCATGGCCGACCCGGACTGGCACCAGGGCCACTACTATGGCGCGGCCAAGCCCAACCTGGGCCTGGCGGTGGCGCGGATGATCGGGCATATCACCTACCTGTCCGACGAGGCCATGCGGTTGAAGTTCGGCCGCCGCCTCCAGGACAAGGCCAAGGTGGATTTCCATTTCGGCATCGACTTCCAGGTGGAGAGCTACCTGCGCTACCAGGGCCAGAAGTTCGTGGACCGTTTCGACGCCAACGCCTTTCTCTACATCACCAAGGCCGCCGACTATTTCGATCTGGCAGAGCAGCATGGCGGCGGCTCCCTGGTCCAGGCCCTGGCGAAAAGCCGCGCCCGGTTCCTCATCGTCTCCTTCACCTCGGACTGGCTCTACCCCACCTACCAGTCCCGGCAGCTGGTCCAGGCCCTGAAAAAGAACGGCGCGGACGTCAGCTTTTGCGAGATCAAGGCCGACTGCGGCCACGACGCCTTCCTCCTGCCCATCCCCCGCCTGGGCGAGCTGGTGCGGGGCTTCCTGGAGCGGGTGGCGGCAGAGGATGGGGAGCCGGGGGGCGAGG